GGCGAGAAGGCCCCTGCCAAGCAGGGCGGAATGGGCGGCAAGAAGGGACCCGGCGGCGCGGTCACCGTCTCGCTCGAGAAGGTGGGACCGAACGACCTCAAGGAGACCCTCTCGCTGACCGGCACCCTCGCCGCCGACCGCCAGGTGGCGATCGCCCCGCGCGTCTCGGGCCGCCTCACCGAGGTGCTCGTCGCGATGGGGGACCCCGTAAAGAAGGGCCAGCCCCTCGCCCGGCTCGACGACGCCGAGCTGCAAGCGGCACTCCAGCAGGCCCAGGCCGCGGTCGAGAGCGCCCGCGCCACCAAGCGCCAGCGCGAGATCGACCACGCCAACCTCGCGCGAGCGGCCACGCGCAACCGCGAGCTGCTCGCCAAGGACTTCATCTCCCGCCAGGAGTACGAGGACGCCCAGGCCAAGGCCGACGGCTCCCAGGCCACGGTGGCCCTCGCCGCCTCCGAGGTGACCCGGCAGGAAGCCGCCCTGCGCGAGAAGCGCGAGGCCCTCTCCCAGGCCGTCGTCGTCGCCCCCATGAGCGGGGTGGTCGGAGCGCGGCTGCTCGAGCCGGGCGCCATCGCGGGCCCCGGCCAGACCGTGCTGACCCTGGTCGACGCGAGCCGGCTCAAGACGGTCGTCCAGGTGTCCGAGGCGGCGCTGACGCGCCTCAAGGTCGGTTCGCCGGCCACCGCCCAGGTGGACGCCTGGCCGGACCGCACCTTCGCGGCCAGGGTCGCGCGCGTCGCGCCGATCGTTGCGACCGACACCCACACCGCCCAGGTGGAGCTCTCGCTCGCCGACCCGACCGGCGCCCTGCGGCCCGGGATGTTCACCCGCATCTCCTTGACCCTCCAGGAGCGCAAGGGGGCCCCCACCGTGCCCATCCAGGCGCTGATCAAGCTCCAGGACCGGGACGGGGTATTCGTCGCCGAAGAGGGCAAGGCTCGCTTCGTGCCGGTGCGCACCGGGATCGTGACCGAGACCCGGGCCGAGGTCGTCGAGGGCCCGGCCCTGGGCGCCTCGGTCGTCACCATGGGCAACCACCTGCTGCGCGACGGCGCCTCGATCCGCCTCGAGGGCGAGCGCCGCGGCGGGGGCAAGGGCCGCGGCCAGGGGAAGGGAAAGCCGAATGAATCTCACTAAGCTCGCCATCACGCGGCCCTTCACGGTCGCGGTCGGCTTCCTGGTCGCGATCCTGATCGGCCTCTTCTCCCTCATGCGGCTGCCGGTGGACCTGATGCCGGACATCAGCTACCCCACCGTCTCGGTCTCGAGCACCTATTCCGGGGTGGGCCCCGAGGAGATCGAGACCCTGATCACCCGGCCCATCGAGGAGGCCGTCTCGGGCGTCCAGGGCCTCGAGGAGGTCACCTCGACCTCGGCCGAGGGCCAGAGCCAGGTGCGCCTGAGCTTCCGCTGGGGCACGAACCTCCAGGAAGCCATCGACGACGTGCGCGCCCGCCTGGACCGCATCCGCAACCGGCTGCCCGACGACGCCACCGCCCCCAACATCCGCAAGTTCGACATGGCCGCCATGCCGGTCTTCTTCATCGGGATGGCGGGCGACATGCCGGCGGCCTCGCTCAAGAAGCTCGCCGACGACCAGGTCAAGTTCCGGCTCGAGCGCCTGCCCGGGGTGGCGGCGGTGGACGTGCGCGGCGGCCTCGACCGGCAGATCCACGTCGAGATCGACCGGCACAAGCTCGCCTCCTACAACCTGACCATCGACCAGGTGAGCGCGGCCCTGGGCCGCGAGAACCTCAACGCGCCGGCGGGCGATTACCGCCAGGGGGCGCGCGAGACCGGCCTGCGCGTCAGGGGCGAGTTCACCAACGTCCAGGACATCGCCGACACCCCCATCGTCAACCGCGGCGCCACCCCGGTGCGGGTGCGCGACGTGGCCGTGGTCAAGGACGCCTACCAGGACGTGAAGCGCGCGGTGTACATCGACGGCGTGCCGAGCCTCAACATCGCCATCAGCAAGCAGTCGGGATCCAACACCGTCCAGGTGGCCGAAAGCGTCAAGCGCGAGATCGAGGCCATCAACCGCGACCTGCGCGGCGCGAGCCTCTACGTCACCAACGACTCCTCGCGCTTCATCTCGCGCGCCATCCACCACATCGCCAACGACCTGGTGATCGGCTCGGCGCTGGCCGTCCTGGTGCTCCTGTTCTTCCTGCGCGACCTGCGCAGCACCCTCATCGTCGCGACCGCCATCCCGGTCTCGGTCATCGCGACCTTCGCCCTTTTGTACTTCCAGAACTTCACCCTCAACACCATGTCGCTCGGCGGCCTGGCGCTCGGCATCGGGCGCCTGCTGGACGACTCGATCGTGGTCATCGAGAACATCTTCCGGCACCGGGAGATGGGAAAGAACCCGCTCCAGGCCGCCCTCGACGGCACCAAGCAGGTATCCTTGGCGGTGCTCGCCTCGACGGCGACCACCCTCGCGGTCTTCGTGCCGCTCATCTTCCTGACGGGAATGACCGGGGTCATGTTCAAGCAGCTCTCGCTGGTCGTCGTCTTCGCGCTGACCTGCTCCTTGATCGTGGCCCAGGGCCTCATCCCCATGCTCAGCTCCCGCTTCCTCAAGGACGAGGAGGCCCCCAGGCAACCCGCGGTTCGCAAGGTGTACGACGGCATCGGCGGCTTCCTGGAAGGCCTGGAGCGCGGCTACGCGAAGAGCCTCGAGTGGGCCCTTTCGCGCGGCAAGCGCGTCGCGGCAGGGATCGCCCTCGTCAGCACCCTGAGCCTCCTGCTCTTCCCCCTGATCGGATCCGAGTACATGCCGAGCTCCGACGAGGGCGAGGTGCGCGTCAGGGTCGAGATGGCGGAAGGCACTCCCCTCGAGGGCCTCGAGGCCGCCTTTTCGAAGATCGAGGCCATCGTGCGGCGCGAGGTACCCGAGGCCCTCACCCTGCAATCCGAGCTCGGCGGCGGCGGCTTCGGCCTGAGCGCCTCCAACACCGGCACCCTGCAGGTCAGGCTCGCGGACCGCGCCGATCGCAAGCGCTCCAACGAGGAGATCGCGACGGCGCTGAGGCCCAAGCTCTCGGGCATCCCCGGCGTGACGGCCCGCGCGAGCGCCTCGGGCGGCAACCGCATGATGCAGATGGGACAGACCGACGCCAGCAAGCTGGGCGTCCAGATCCGCGGCTACGACCTCCAGACGGCCCAGCGCCTGTCCAAGGAAGTCGAGGCCGCCATGGCCGCCACCCCCGGCATCGCCGACGTGCAGGCCGAGCGCCAGGGGGGCCGTCCCGAGACGGTGTTCGCCGTGGACCGCCAGAAGGCTTCGAGCCTCGGGGTGACCACCACCCAGGTCGCCCGCGCCCTGGAGTCGGCCATGCTCGGCACCAGCGCCACCATGCTCCGCGAGGGCGGCGACGAGTACGCCGTCTTGGTGCGCCTCGCACCCGAGCAGCGCAAGTCGATCGACGACGCCCTGGACCTCAGGCTCACCAGCTCCTCGGGTGCGCCGGTGGCGCTGCGCGACGCGGTCAAGGTGCTCTCCGGCACCGGCCCCACCCAGATCAAGCGCGAGAACAAGGAGCGGGTCTACAACGTCTCGGGCGAGATCGAGAGCAAGGACCTGGGCGGCACCGTTGCGGCCCTGCGCGAGCGGCTCGCCGGGATCTCGCTGCCCAGCGGCTTCGCCCTCCTGGTGACGGGCGACTTCGAGCAGCAGCAGAAGTCCTTCAACGAGCTCGCGACGGCGCTCGCGCTGGCGCTGTTGCTGGTGTTCCTGGTGATGGTCGCGCAGTTCGAGTCGCTGCGATCGCCG
This genomic stretch from Pantanalinema sp. harbors:
- a CDS encoding efflux RND transporter periplasmic adaptor subunit, whose protein sequence is MRLRRTLVTIACTLFLIAGCSGEKAPAKQGGMGGKKGPGGAVTVSLEKVGPNDLKETLSLTGTLAADRQVAIAPRVSGRLTEVLVAMGDPVKKGQPLARLDDAELQAALQQAQAAVESARATKRQREIDHANLARAATRNRELLAKDFISRQEYEDAQAKADGSQATVALAASEVTRQEAALREKREALSQAVVVAPMSGVVGARLLEPGAIAGPGQTVLTLVDASRLKTVVQVSEAALTRLKVGSPATAQVDAWPDRTFAARVARVAPIVATDTHTAQVELSLADPTGALRPGMFTRISLTLQERKGAPTVPIQALIKLQDRDGVFVAEEGKARFVPVRTGIVTETRAEVVEGPALGASVVTMGNHLLRDGASIRLEGERRGGGKGRGQGKGKPNESH
- a CDS encoding efflux RND transporter permease subunit — protein: MNLTKLAITRPFTVAVGFLVAILIGLFSLMRLPVDLMPDISYPTVSVSSTYSGVGPEEIETLITRPIEEAVSGVQGLEEVTSTSAEGQSQVRLSFRWGTNLQEAIDDVRARLDRIRNRLPDDATAPNIRKFDMAAMPVFFIGMAGDMPAASLKKLADDQVKFRLERLPGVAAVDVRGGLDRQIHVEIDRHKLASYNLTIDQVSAALGRENLNAPAGDYRQGARETGLRVRGEFTNVQDIADTPIVNRGATPVRVRDVAVVKDAYQDVKRAVYIDGVPSLNIAISKQSGSNTVQVAESVKREIEAINRDLRGASLYVTNDSSRFISRAIHHIANDLVIGSALAVLVLLFFLRDLRSTLIVATAIPVSVIATFALLYFQNFTLNTMSLGGLALGIGRLLDDSIVVIENIFRHREMGKNPLQAALDGTKQVSLAVLASTATTLAVFVPLIFLTGMTGVMFKQLSLVVVFALTCSLIVAQGLIPMLSSRFLKDEEAPRQPAVRKVYDGIGGFLEGLERGYAKSLEWALSRGKRVAAGIALVSTLSLLLFPLIGSEYMPSSDEGEVRVRVEMAEGTPLEGLEAAFSKIEAIVRREVPEALTLQSELGGGGFGLSASNTGTLQVRLADRADRKRSNEEIATALRPKLSGIPGVTARASASGGNRMMQMGQTDASKLGVQIRGYDLQTAQRLSKEVEAAMAATPGIADVQAERQGGRPETVFAVDRQKASSLGVTTTQVARALESAMLGTSATMLREGGDEYAVLVRLAPEQRKSIDDALDLRLTSSSGAPVALRDAVKVLSGTGPTQIKRENKERVYNVSGEIESKDLGGTVAALRERLAGISLPSGFALLVTGDFEQQQKSFNELATALALALLLVFLVMVAQFESLRSPFIIFFSVPACVVGVVLALLVTHTTLNVQSYIGVIVLVGIAVSNGIVMVDFIDQLRREGVPLAEAVRRGARVRLRPVLMTSVVTVLAMLPMALGLGEGGELQSPMARVVIGGLLTSTLITLYLVPIVYGWINRKAQVVRQEELSVLA